One region of Sphingomonas adhaesiva genomic DNA includes:
- a CDS encoding peptidoglycan DD-metalloendopeptidase family protein, with product MFLREQQGLEWAGGAGSRAFGRALVPLADRSLYDRLRVAAATTDWTPDLGQRIGSRQWWRGLATCAALAGAAWLVSPGFAPVTGYTAPVAIGAAFEETRTQSIAPLGLGATTGRRMAASALVRPLAETPERPQVELTAALADGDTLRNALQRAGVGGGEAGRVAGLVAGAVKLDDLRPGTILSLTLGRRPTKFQPRPLEALAFRAAFDLNLSVHRTMDGGLALDRHPIAIDRTPLRVRGIVGPSLYRSARAAGVPARVVEAYIKALAGSMSIGDVAAADTFDLVADQARAATGEVEVGQLQYAGLEHNGGRLQLVRWGDSGSGTFMDANGQYERRGAMGMPVAGRVTSTFGMRMHPLLGFMRMHKGMDIGARYGAPILAAVDGVVQFAGRSGGYGNFVKLAHAGGLATGYGHMSRIAVSPGTRVRRGQVIGYVGSTGISTGPHLHWEVWRNGRPVNPRSISMSSIQTLPAETLRAMKAKIARLLGTAAR from the coding sequence GTGTTCTTGCGCGAGCAACAGGGGCTGGAATGGGCCGGGGGCGCGGGATCGCGCGCCTTCGGGCGTGCGCTGGTGCCGCTGGCGGATCGCAGCCTGTACGACCGCCTGCGCGTCGCCGCCGCGACCACCGACTGGACACCCGATCTGGGGCAGCGCATCGGTTCGCGCCAGTGGTGGCGCGGGCTCGCCACCTGCGCCGCGCTGGCGGGGGCGGCATGGCTGGTATCGCCCGGATTCGCGCCCGTCACCGGCTATACCGCGCCGGTCGCGATCGGCGCCGCGTTCGAGGAAACACGTACCCAGTCGATCGCCCCGCTGGGGCTGGGGGCGACCACCGGGCGGCGGATGGCGGCGAGCGCGCTGGTGCGGCCGCTGGCGGAGACGCCCGAGCGCCCGCAGGTCGAGCTGACCGCGGCGCTGGCCGACGGCGACACGCTGCGCAACGCGCTCCAGCGCGCCGGGGTCGGCGGGGGCGAGGCGGGGCGCGTCGCCGGTCTGGTGGCGGGCGCGGTCAAGCTGGACGACCTTCGCCCCGGCACGATCCTGTCGCTGACGCTGGGACGGCGCCCGACGAAATTCCAGCCGCGCCCGCTGGAGGCGCTGGCGTTTCGCGCCGCGTTCGATCTCAACCTGTCGGTCCATCGCACGATGGACGGCGGGCTGGCGCTCGATCGCCACCCGATCGCGATCGACCGCACGCCGCTGCGCGTGCGCGGGATCGTCGGCCCCAGCCTGTACCGCTCGGCGCGCGCCGCAGGCGTGCCGGCGCGCGTGGTCGAGGCCTATATCAAGGCGCTGGCGGGCAGCATGTCGATCGGCGACGTCGCCGCCGCCGACACGTTCGACCTGGTCGCCGACCAGGCGCGCGCCGCGACCGGCGAGGTCGAGGTCGGGCAGCTGCAATATGCCGGGCTGGAGCATAACGGCGGCCGCCTCCAGCTGGTGCGCTGGGGCGACAGCGGGTCGGGCACGTTCATGGACGCCAACGGCCAGTACGAGCGCCGCGGCGCGATGGGGATGCCGGTCGCCGGCCGCGTGACGTCCACGTTCGGGATGCGGATGCACCCGCTGCTGGGCTTCATGCGGATGCACAAGGGGATGGACATCGGCGCGCGCTACGGCGCCCCGATCCTGGCCGCGGTCGACGGCGTGGTGCAGTTCGCGGGCCGCTCCGGCGGCTACGGCAATTTCGTCAAGCTGGCGCATGCCGGGGGACTGGCGACCGGGTACGGCCATATGAGCCGGATCGCGGTGTCGCCGGGGACGCGCGTGCGGCGCGGCCAGGTGATCGGCTATGTCGGCTCGACCGGCATCTCGACCGGGCCGCACCTGCACTGGGAAGTGTGGAGGAACGGGCGGCCGGTCAACCCGCGCTCGATCTCGATGAGCAGCATCCAGACGCTGCCGGCGGAGACGCTGCGCGCGATGAAGGCGAAGATCGCGCGGTTGCTGGGGACGGCGGCGCGCTGA
- a CDS encoding GIN domain-containing protein, producing the protein MRRLIAPALPALLLLPASAQAAERTWAIGSVERLRVETPVEVRVVTGGGNGVTARGDDAKALATLDVTASGGTLVVRRPGGRLAAPDTMHMVVTVRTPRIEGAALYAAATVTIDGMKGDRVTLSVTGGGALAVERIAATDLAATLAGDGAMTLAGRSADTRLIANGSGTIDAAALVADRLDVQALDTVRVTAAARDSARVNAIGDAAVVVSGRPACTVRTTGAAQVSCGAPSPPRR; encoded by the coding sequence GTGCGGCGGCTGATCGCGCCGGCGCTGCCGGCGCTCCTGCTGCTGCCGGCGTCGGCACAGGCGGCGGAGCGGACATGGGCGATCGGCAGCGTCGAGCGGCTGCGCGTCGAGACCCCGGTCGAGGTCCGCGTCGTCACCGGGGGCGGCAACGGCGTCACCGCGCGCGGCGACGACGCGAAGGCGCTCGCCACGCTCGACGTCACGGCGAGCGGCGGCACGCTGGTGGTGCGTCGCCCCGGCGGCCGGCTCGCCGCGCCCGATACGATGCACATGGTCGTGACCGTCCGCACGCCGCGGATCGAGGGCGCGGCGCTCTATGCCGCGGCGACCGTCACGATCGACGGCATGAAGGGCGACCGTGTCACCCTGTCGGTGACCGGCGGCGGCGCGCTGGCGGTCGAACGGATCGCGGCGACCGACCTGGCCGCGACGCTGGCGGGCGACGGCGCGATGACGCTGGCCGGGCGCAGCGCCGACACGCGGCTGATCGCCAACGGCAGCGGCACGATCGACGCCGCGGCGCTGGTTGCGGATCGGCTCGACGTCCAGGCGCTCGACACGGTGCGCGTCACCGCCGCGGCGCGCGACAGCGCGCGCGTCAACGCGATCGGCGACGCGGCGGTCGTCGTTTCGGGACGCCCCGCCTGCACGGTGCGCACGACGGGGGCGGCGCAGGTATCGTGCGGCGCCCCGTCTCCGCCCCGACGCTGA
- a CDS encoding PaaI family thioesterase, translating to MAESDTQVHELSRTLGLIRVIEMNPEGRARIAYAAGQHMCHSGGVVQGGFVTGWIDAAMAHAAIAMGGADVVPMSLELKVSFFAPARPGTVIAEAWVERRGKRTCFFEGRLLDEGGTVLAKASSTLMLAERARVESASKAALG from the coding sequence ATGGCGGAGAGCGATACGCAGGTTCACGAATTGTCGCGCACCCTGGGGCTGATCCGGGTGATCGAGATGAACCCGGAGGGACGCGCGCGGATCGCCTATGCCGCGGGCCAGCATATGTGCCACTCCGGCGGGGTGGTGCAGGGCGGGTTCGTCACCGGCTGGATCGACGCGGCGATGGCGCATGCGGCGATCGCGATGGGCGGCGCGGACGTGGTGCCGATGTCGCTGGAGCTGAAGGTCAGCTTCTTCGCGCCGGCGCGCCCGGGCACGGTGATCGCGGAGGCATGGGTCGAGCGCCGCGGCAAGCGGACGTGCTTCTTCGAAGGGCGTCTGCTGGACGAGGGCGGCACGGTGCTGGCCAAGGCATCCTCGACGCTGATGCTGGCCGAACGGGCGCGGGTCGAGAGCGCCTCGAAGGCGGCGCTCGGATAG
- the fdxA gene encoding ferredoxin FdxA, which yields MTYVVTDACIRCKYMDCVEVCPVDCFYEGENMLVINPSECIDCGVCEPECPAEAILPDTESGLEQWLELNNTFSAQWPNVTRKADQTPADADEHKGEEGKYDKYFSAEPGSGD from the coding sequence ATGACCTATGTCGTCACCGATGCCTGCATCCGCTGCAAGTACATGGACTGCGTCGAGGTGTGTCCGGTCGACTGCTTCTACGAGGGCGAGAACATGCTCGTCATCAACCCGTCCGAGTGCATCGACTGCGGCGTGTGCGAGCCGGAATGCCCCGCGGAAGCGATCCTGCCCGATACCGAAAGCGGGCTGGAGCAGTGGCTGGAGCTGAACAACACCTTCTCCGCGCAATGGCCCAACGTCACGCGCAAGGCGGACCAGACCCCCGCCGATGCCGACGAGCACAAGGGCGAAGAGGGCAAGTACGACAAGTATTTCTCCGCGGAGCCGGGTTCGGGCGACTGA
- a CDS encoding helicase-related protein: MTRIDRPRVTAVLGPTNTGKTHLAIERMCAHSSGMIGFPLRLLAREVYDRVVAIKGPDRVALITGEERIVPPDARWFLCTAESMPLQRDVAFVALDEAQLGADAERGHVFTDRLLRARGREETMILGSEALRPVLRALIPDVEIVERPRFSTLSYAGAKKLSRLPRRSAIVAFSAEEVYATAEMLRRLRGGAAVVMGALSPRTRNAQVAMFQAGEVDYLVATDAIGMGLNLDVGHVAFAGLSKFDGQRRRRLTVAEMAQIAGRAGRHQRDGTFGGLVAEGPDSFEPEEVAAIEAHRFPRLDWLYWREGQPDLSSVDALIASLTTRPDHERLRAAPEAIDLKVLKRLVEDPAIRASARGGNVSRLWAACGIPDFAKLGLDPHARFVARVFGYLAQGHIPHQWFADEVARLDRTEGDVETIAGRIAAIRSWAYIAQRPDWLADPQAWAARTLAIEERLSDALHASLTQRFVDKRTTALAKKIGGGLGALPVEIDAEGEVTIDTHAIGRLEGFRFVVAPDANAADKRLLLATAEKRLAGERRRRAQTLVASDDGAFALTHAGEIAADRLIVARLARGPSLARPQIALDGALDCLDPAVRQAVATRLRTWLDAAIARALPAVAALADAARAKEAGPALRSVAGAMEAGAGFAARLPLREAVEALTPDNRRWLRRHGVTVGALDLFDPRLLKAGAQVWRRALLAAAGTPAVDALPPPGAVTLPRGAPGATPASGYRAFGAQAVRIDLVERVARAAHDAREKAGKVPFAPDATLAVSIGLHAATVARLMAELGFRPVAPVEGIARYVWQGRPRARRVAPTPDNAFAALAGWGRA; the protein is encoded by the coding sequence ATGACGCGCATCGATCGACCCCGCGTGACCGCGGTATTGGGGCCGACCAACACCGGCAAGACGCATCTCGCGATCGAGCGTATGTGCGCGCATTCCAGCGGCATGATCGGCTTCCCGCTGCGGCTGCTGGCGCGCGAGGTCTACGACCGCGTCGTCGCGATCAAGGGGCCGGACCGCGTCGCGCTCATCACCGGCGAGGAGCGGATCGTTCCCCCCGACGCGCGCTGGTTCCTGTGCACCGCCGAAAGCATGCCGCTCCAGCGCGATGTCGCCTTCGTCGCGCTGGACGAGGCGCAGCTGGGCGCGGATGCGGAGCGCGGCCACGTCTTCACCGACCGCCTGCTGCGCGCCCGCGGGCGCGAGGAGACGATGATCCTGGGGTCGGAGGCGCTGCGCCCGGTGCTGCGCGCGCTGATCCCCGACGTGGAGATCGTCGAGCGACCGCGTTTCTCCACCCTGTCCTATGCCGGCGCGAAGAAGCTGTCGCGCCTGCCGCGCCGCTCCGCGATCGTCGCCTTCTCCGCCGAAGAGGTCTATGCGACCGCCGAAATGCTGCGCCGGTTGCGCGGGGGTGCCGCGGTGGTGATGGGCGCGCTCAGCCCACGCACCCGCAACGCCCAGGTGGCGATGTTCCAGGCCGGTGAGGTCGACTATCTCGTCGCCACCGACGCGATCGGCATGGGGCTCAACCTCGACGTGGGGCATGTCGCGTTCGCCGGACTGTCGAAGTTCGACGGCCAGCGCCGCCGCCGGCTGACCGTCGCGGAGATGGCGCAGATTGCGGGCCGCGCCGGGCGCCATCAGCGCGACGGCACCTTCGGCGGACTGGTCGCGGAGGGACCCGACTCGTTCGAGCCCGAGGAGGTCGCCGCGATCGAGGCGCATCGCTTCCCCCGGCTCGACTGGCTCTACTGGCGCGAGGGGCAGCCCGATCTGTCGAGCGTCGATGCGCTGATCGCCAGCCTGACCACGCGGCCGGACCACGAACGGCTGCGCGCCGCGCCGGAGGCGATCGATCTCAAGGTGCTGAAGCGGCTGGTCGAGGATCCCGCGATCCGTGCGAGCGCGCGCGGCGGCAACGTGTCGCGGCTGTGGGCGGCGTGCGGCATTCCCGACTTCGCGAAGCTGGGGCTCGACCCGCATGCACGCTTCGTCGCGCGCGTGTTCGGCTATCTCGCGCAGGGCCATATCCCGCACCAGTGGTTCGCCGACGAGGTCGCGCGGCTCGACCGGACCGAGGGCGATGTCGAGACGATCGCCGGGCGCATCGCCGCGATCCGCAGCTGGGCGTATATCGCGCAGCGCCCCGACTGGCTCGCCGATCCGCAGGCCTGGGCCGCGCGGACGCTCGCGATCGAGGAGCGGCTGTCCGACGCGCTCCACGCCAGCCTGACGCAGCGCTTCGTCGACAAGCGCACCACCGCGCTTGCAAAGAAGATCGGCGGCGGCCTGGGCGCCTTGCCCGTCGAGATCGATGCCGAGGGCGAGGTGACGATCGACACCCATGCCATCGGCCGGCTGGAGGGGTTCCGCTTCGTCGTCGCGCCCGATGCCAATGCCGCCGACAAGCGCCTGCTGCTCGCCACCGCGGAAAAGCGCCTCGCAGGCGAGCGTCGCCGCCGCGCGCAGACGCTGGTGGCGAGCGACGACGGCGCCTTTGCCCTCACCCACGCCGGGGAGATCGCCGCCGACCGGCTGATCGTCGCGCGGCTGGCGCGCGGCCCCTCGCTCGCCCGGCCGCAGATCGCGCTGGACGGTGCGCTCGACTGCCTCGACCCGGCGGTGCGGCAGGCGGTGGCGACGCGGCTGCGCACCTGGCTCGACGCGGCGATCGCCCGCGCGCTGCCTGCGGTCGCGGCACTGGCCGACGCCGCCCGCGCGAAGGAGGCGGGGCCGGCGCTGCGCAGCGTCGCGGGGGCGATGGAGGCGGGCGCGGGGTTCGCCGCGCGCCTGCCGCTGCGCGAGGCGGTGGAGGCGCTCACCCCCGACAACCGGCGCTGGCTGCGTCGGCACGGCGTCACCGTCGGCGCGCTCGACCTGTTCGACCCCCGCCTGCTGAAGGCGGGCGCGCAGGTGTGGCGGCGCGCGTTGCTGGCCGCGGCGGGGACGCCCGCGGTCGATGCGCTGCCGCCGCCCGGCGCGGTCACCCTGCCGCGCGGGGCGCCCGGCGCGACGCCGGCGTCCGGCTACCGTGCCTTCGGCGCGCAGGCGGTGCGGATCGACCTGGTCGAGCGGGTGGCGCGCGCCGCGCATGACGCGCGGGAGAAGGCGGGCAAGGTCCCCTTCGCCCCCGATGCGACGCTGGCCGTCTCGATCGGCCTGCATGCGGCGACGGTCGCGCGGCTGATGGCGGAACTGGGATTCCGTCCCGTCGCGCCGGTCGAGGGGATCGCGCGATACGTGTGGCAGGGGCGTCCCCGCGCCCGTCGCGTCGCCCCGACGCCCGACAACGCCTTCGCCGCGCTGGCGGGGTGGGGGCGCGCATGA
- a CDS encoding ATP-binding protein: protein MNDIPAASAFAGVRHDPAAHDPIGYVREVAGAQSEVVLDATALAALANDPDPIVATAGQVGGQIKVRVGTRWLLANIRTLRLASATGHQVAAAIDFLGEADEQPLTARLHHFRRGVTRYPMPGDEVFPVTDADLKQVHAAPDRPAIEIGHVHPTDDVRASLLIDPLLGRHFALLGSTGTGKSTAAALILHRICALAPQGHVVMIDPHGEYGAAFGEIGALYDVSNLQMPYWLMNFEEHAEVFLTTTGAERQVDADILAKCLLTARAKNRLGQEIPKLTVDAPIPYLLSDLTQIIQQEMGKMDRAGDTAPYLRLKNKIDEMKGDPRFGFMFSGMLVADTMASFLARVFRLPGDGKPISIIDVSGVPSEITSVVVAMLSRMVFDFAIWSRNEPQRPILLVCEEAHRYIPSDREAPTAVARILGRIAKEGRKYGVSLGLITQRPSDLAEGVLSQCGTIIAMRLNNDRDQSFVRAAMPEGARGFLDTLPALRNRECIVCGEGVAIPIRVAFDALEEGKRPASADPLFSSLWRETGGEADIIARTIQRWRAQGR, encoded by the coding sequence ATGAACGATATTCCGGCAGCGTCCGCCTTCGCCGGCGTCCGGCACGATCCGGCCGCGCACGACCCCATCGGCTATGTCCGCGAGGTCGCCGGCGCGCAGAGCGAGGTGGTGCTGGATGCGACCGCGCTCGCGGCGCTGGCGAACGATCCCGATCCCATCGTCGCGACGGCGGGGCAGGTCGGCGGGCAGATCAAGGTCCGCGTCGGCACCCGCTGGCTGCTGGCCAACATCCGCACGCTCAGGCTGGCGAGCGCGACCGGGCATCAGGTCGCCGCCGCGATCGACTTCCTGGGGGAGGCCGACGAGCAACCGCTGACCGCGCGCCTGCACCACTTCCGCCGCGGCGTCACGCGCTATCCCATGCCCGGTGACGAGGTCTTTCCGGTCACCGACGCCGACCTGAAGCAGGTCCATGCCGCCCCCGACCGCCCCGCGATCGAGATCGGCCATGTCCATCCGACCGACGATGTGCGCGCCTCGCTGCTGATCGACCCGCTGCTCGGCAGGCATTTCGCGCTGCTGGGCTCCACCGGCACCGGCAAATCGACCGCCGCCGCGCTCATTCTCCACCGGATCTGCGCGCTCGCCCCGCAGGGACACGTCGTGATGATCGACCCGCACGGCGAATATGGCGCCGCGTTCGGCGAGATCGGCGCGCTGTACGACGTCTCGAACCTACAGATGCCCTATTGGCTGATGAATTTCGAGGAACATGCCGAGGTGTTCCTGACCACCACCGGCGCCGAGCGGCAGGTGGATGCCGACATCCTCGCCAAATGCCTGCTCACCGCCCGCGCGAAGAACCGGCTGGGACAGGAGATCCCCAAGCTGACGGTCGACGCGCCGATCCCGTACCTGCTCAGCGACCTGACGCAGATCATCCAGCAGGAGATGGGCAAGATGGACCGCGCGGGCGACACCGCGCCCTATCTGCGGCTGAAGAACAAGATCGACGAGATGAAGGGCGATCCGCGCTTCGGTTTCATGTTCTCCGGCATGCTGGTCGCGGACACGATGGCGTCGTTCCTGGCGCGTGTGTTCCGCCTGCCGGGCGACGGCAAGCCGATCTCGATCATCGACGTGTCGGGCGTGCCGAGCGAGATCACCTCGGTGGTGGTCGCGATGCTGAGCCGCATGGTCTTCGATTTCGCGATCTGGTCGCGCAACGAGCCGCAGCGCCCGATCCTCCTCGTCTGCGAGGAGGCGCACCGCTACATCCCGTCCGACCGCGAGGCGCCGACCGCCGTCGCGCGCATCCTGGGCCGCATCGCCAAGGAAGGCCGCAAGTACGGCGTGTCGCTGGGGCTCATCACGCAGCGACCGTCCGATCTGGCGGAGGGCGTGCTGTCGCAATGCGGCACGATCATCGCGATGCGCCTCAACAACGACCGCGATCAGTCGTTCGTCCGCGCCGCGATGCCGGAGGGTGCGCGCGGCTTCCTCGACACGCTGCCCGCCTTGCGCAACCGCGAATGCATCGTCTGTGGCGAGGGCGTCGCGATCCCGATCCGGGTCGCGTTCGACGCGCTCGAAGAGGGCAAGCGCCCCGCCTCGGCCGACCCGCTGTTCTCGTCGCTGTGGCGCGAAACCGGCGGCGAGGCGGACATCATCGCCCGCACGATCCAGCGCTGGCGCGCGCAGGGACGGTGA
- a CDS encoding CarD family transcriptional regulator, with amino-acid sequence MAAKALHFDVGDYVVYPKHGVGRVIELQKQEIAGMQLELYVLRFEKERMTLRVPTNKAESVGMRKLSSDKTMREAMETLKGKPKVKRTMWSRRAQEYEAKINSGDLVSIAEVVRDLFRADDQPEQSYSERQIFEGACSRLARELAAMEELDEPAAQEKILDILRKAAAIYNKDKVPA; translated from the coding sequence ATGGCTGCCAAGGCTCTGCATTTCGATGTCGGTGATTACGTTGTCTATCCCAAGCACGGTGTCGGCCGTGTCATCGAGCTGCAGAAACAGGAAATCGCGGGCATGCAGCTGGAGCTGTACGTCCTGCGCTTCGAAAAGGAGCGCATGACGCTGCGCGTGCCGACCAACAAGGCGGAGTCGGTGGGGATGCGCAAGCTGTCCTCCGACAAGACCATGCGCGAGGCGATGGAGACGCTGAAGGGCAAGCCCAAGGTAAAGCGCACGATGTGGTCGCGCCGCGCGCAGGAATATGAGGCGAAGATCAACTCGGGCGACCTGGTGTCGATCGCCGAGGTGGTCCGCGACCTGTTCCGCGCCGACGACCAGCCCGAGCAGAGCTATTCCGAGCGCCAGATCTTCGAGGGTGCGTGCAGCCGCCTGGCGCGCGAGCTGGCCGCGATGGAGGAACTGGACGAGCCGGCGGCGCAGGAGAAGATCCTGGACATCCTGCGCAAGGCCGCGGCGATCTACAACAAGGACAAGGTACCGGCCTGA
- a CDS encoding proline iminopeptidase-family hydrolase, with translation MRLARRDLLRLAAAGVCVPLPALVRPARAREAGYPAPTREAMLPVPGGRVYVRVNGDLAGPRPPLVIVHGGPGGTHAGYLDALALADERAVILYDQLDSGRSDHPNDPANWRVARFVDELEAVRRGLNVARWHVCGHSWGGTIALEYAARRAPAMASAILASPLVSTRSWIADADALRRELPGETQAALATCDTPAPATAAACEAGTAEFYRRFNGREPDPPGLRDYARANGRGFNARLYETMWGRSEFVATGSLRDYDGEPLLARLDGARTLFMVGQYDEARPVTSLRFAARVPGAELAVIPGAAHGTFTDRPDETIATLRAWMHRHDG, from the coding sequence ATGCGGCTCGCGCGCCGCGACCTGTTGCGTCTGGCGGCGGCGGGCGTGTGCGTCCCGCTGCCGGCCCTCGTGCGTCCGGCGCGGGCGCGCGAGGCCGGCTATCCCGCCCCCACGCGCGAGGCGATGCTGCCGGTGCCGGGCGGGCGCGTGTACGTCCGCGTCAACGGCGACCTCGCCGGTCCGCGCCCGCCGCTGGTGATCGTGCACGGCGGGCCCGGCGGCACGCATGCCGGCTATCTCGACGCGCTGGCGCTGGCGGACGAGCGCGCGGTCATCCTCTACGACCAGCTCGACAGCGGGCGCTCCGATCATCCGAACGATCCCGCCAACTGGCGCGTGGCGCGCTTCGTCGACGAGCTGGAGGCGGTGCGCCGCGGGCTGAACGTCGCGCGCTGGCACGTCTGCGGGCACAGCTGGGGCGGGACGATCGCGCTGGAATATGCCGCGCGCCGCGCGCCCGCGATGGCCAGCGCGATCCTCGCCAGCCCGCTGGTGTCCACGCGCAGCTGGATCGCCGATGCCGATGCGCTCCGCCGCGAGCTGCCCGGCGAGACGCAGGCCGCGCTCGCCACGTGCGATACGCCCGCACCCGCCACCGCCGCCGCCTGCGAGGCGGGAACGGCGGAATTCTACCGTCGCTTCAACGGTCGCGAGCCGGACCCGCCGGGCTTGCGCGACTATGCACGCGCCAACGGCCGCGGCTTCAACGCGCGATTGTACGAGACGATGTGGGGCAGGAGCGAGTTCGTCGCGACCGGCAGCTTGCGCGACTATGACGGCGAGCCGCTGCTGGCGCGGCTCGACGGCGCCCGCACCCTCTTCATGGTCGGCCAGTATGACGAGGCGCGCCCGGTCACGAGCCTGCGCTTCGCCGCGCGCGTGCCCGGCGCAGAGCTGGCGGTGATCCCGGGCGCGGCGCATGGCACCTTCACCGACCGCCCGGACGAAACGATCGCGACGCTGCGCGCATGGATGCACCGCCACGACGGCTGA
- a CDS encoding GNAT family N-acetyltransferase has product MTIRIRAAKAVDDAAIAAILLPVFQAGETNAIERDVDAAGALAYWCDPLHAVFVVEDADGVLLGTSYLRANQRGGGSHVANAGYVTAEAARGRGVARAMAEHSFDAARAGGFTAMQFNIVVSTNTRAVALWQALGFAIVGRVPGAFRHPTLGAVDTLVMHRTL; this is encoded by the coding sequence GTGACGATCCGCATCCGCGCGGCGAAGGCGGTGGATGATGCCGCGATCGCGGCGATCCTGCTGCCGGTGTTCCAGGCGGGCGAAACCAACGCGATCGAGCGCGACGTGGATGCCGCCGGGGCGCTCGCTTACTGGTGCGATCCGCTGCATGCGGTCTTCGTGGTGGAGGATGCGGACGGCGTGTTGCTCGGCACCTCCTACCTGCGCGCCAACCAGCGCGGTGGCGGATCGCATGTCGCCAACGCCGGCTATGTCACCGCGGAGGCGGCGCGGGGACGCGGCGTGGCGCGGGCGATGGCGGAGCATTCGTTCGACGCGGCGCGGGCGGGCGGCTTCACCGCGATGCAGTTCAATATCGTCGTCTCCACCAACACGCGCGCGGTCGCGCTGTGGCAGGCGCTGGGGTTCGCGATCGTGGGGCGGGTGCCCGGCGCGTTCCGTCACCCGACGCTGGGCGCGGTCGATACGCTGGTGATGCACCGCACGCTTTGA
- a CDS encoding RNA-binding S4 domain-containing protein — translation MGGTMRLDLFLWYVRIAKTRSIAQGMACDGHLRIDGRAIDRAHAPVRVGNILTFAHHGAVRVLRVEALPLRRGPAPEAVACYQELLAGETANVSQQAAER, via the coding sequence ATGGGCGGCACCATGCGGCTCGACCTGTTCCTGTGGTACGTCCGCATCGCGAAGACGCGCAGCATCGCGCAGGGGATGGCGTGCGACGGCCACCTGCGCATCGACGGCCGCGCGATCGACCGTGCGCATGCGCCGGTGCGCGTCGGCAATATCCTGACCTTCGCGCATCACGGCGCGGTCCGCGTGCTGCGGGTGGAAGCGCTCCCGCTGCGCCGCGGGCCCGCGCCGGAGGCCGTGGCGTGCTATCAGGAACTCCTCGCCGGTGAGACTGCAAACGTCTCGCAGCAGGCAGCGGAGCGTTGA
- a CDS encoding head GIN domain-containing protein, producing the protein MRTVVMAALLPLAACGNSIDIGSGDGTSIPAQGSGTTRTFAAADFDRIELRGSDDVVVRVGPGFSVRAEGTPAILDRLAITRDGRTLKVSRQKGVYREGQVRVFVTLPAIAAVGVAGSGNMSVDRVGGRAFDASVAGSGNLALPSLRVERAQLTIAGSGDVTAAGEARTLKVDVAGSGNLSARRFVANGADVNVVGSGNVVATVRGQARVTSMGSGDVDLGAAARCSVTKMGSGEVRCGG; encoded by the coding sequence ATGCGAACGGTCGTGATGGCGGCGCTGCTGCCGCTGGCGGCGTGCGGTAACAGTATCGATATCGGCAGCGGCGACGGCACGTCCATCCCCGCGCAGGGCAGCGGCACGACGCGCACGTTCGCCGCGGCCGACTTCGACCGGATCGAGCTGCGCGGCAGCGACGATGTGGTCGTCCGCGTCGGCCCGGGCTTCTCCGTGCGCGCCGAGGGGACGCCCGCCATTCTCGACCGGCTGGCGATCACCCGCGATGGCCGGACGCTCAAGGTCAGCCGGCAGAAGGGCGTCTATCGCGAGGGGCAGGTGCGCGTGTTCGTGACGCTCCCCGCCATCGCTGCGGTCGGTGTCGCCGGATCGGGGAACATGAGCGTGGACCGCGTCGGCGGACGCGCGTTCGATGCGTCGGTCGCCGGATCGGGCAACCTCGCGCTGCCGTCGCTGCGCGTCGAACGGGCCCAGCTGACGATCGCGGGATCGGGCGACGTCACCGCCGCGGGCGAGGCGCGGACCCTGAAGGTCGACGTCGCCGGATCGGGCAATCTTTCGGCGCGCCGGTTCGTCGCGAACGGCGCCGACGTGAACGTGGTCGGCTCGGGCAACGTGGTCGCGACGGTACGCGGCCAGGCCAGGGTCACGTCGATGGGCTCGGGCGATGTCGACCTGGGCGCCGCCGCGCGCTGTTCTGTCACGAAGATGGGGTCCGGCGAGGTGCGGTGCGGCGGCTGA